The following DNA comes from Streptomyces sp. NBC_00102.
TTGCAGAAGGACGTGGTTGTCGCCCTCGAAGGTGGTGAAGATGTCGCTGTCGCCCTTGAGGGCGGCGAACCGGTTGACGGCGAGATACCCGGCGCCGCCGCATGCCTCGCGGCACTCCTGGACGGTCCTGGTGGCGTGCCAGGTGGCGAGCGCCTTGGTGCCCGCGGCGCGTGACTCCAGCAGGCGCCGCGCGCGGGGGTCGTCCCCGGTGCCGGAGAACACCTCGTGCAGTTGCGTACGGACGACGTCCTGGGCGAAGTGCAGCGCGTACGTGCGGGCGAGGAGTGGCAGCAGGCGGCGCTGGTGGAGGCCGTAGTCGAGGAGGAGCTGCTCCTCCGGAGCCTCCCGCCGAGCCGGCTGCGAGCTGCCTTCCGAGGCCGCCGCTTCCGAGGCCGCCGTTTCCGAGGCCGCCGTTTCCGAGGCCGCCGTTTCCGAGGCCGCTGTGAACTGCCTGCGCCGGTCGGCGTACTTCACGGCGATCGCGAGGGCGACCTTGGCCGCGTTGACCCCGGCGCCGCCGACGCTCACCCGGCCCTGCACCAGGGTGCCGAGCATGGTGAAGAAGCGCCGGTCGGGGCTCTCGATCGCGCTCTCGTAGACCCCTTCGGCGGTGACGTCGGCGAACCGGTTGAGCAGCGCCTCGCGCGGCACCCGTACGCCGTCGAACCGGATACGGCCGTTGTCCACTCCGTTGAGGCCCATCTTGCGGCCGTCGTCCTCGATCCGGACGCCGGGCAAGGTCGCCCCGCCGGACCGGATGGGCACGACGAAGGCGTGCACCCCCTCGACTCTCCCTCCCACCTCCAATTGGGCGAACACCACGGCCAGTTCGGCGTGGCGGGCCGCGTTGCCGATGTAGTCCTTGCGTGCCGCGTCGTCCGGGGTGGTGAGGACGAACTCCTGGCGGGCGGGGTCGTACTTCGCGAGGGTCCCGAGCGCCTGGACGTTGGAGCCGTGGCCACTCTCGGTCATCGCGAAGCACCCCATCAGCCGCCCGGTGACGAGGTCGCGCAGATGGGCGTCGTGGTGGCGTGCGGTGCCCAGTTGCAGGATCGCGCCTCCGAAGAGCCCGAACTGCACGCCGACCTTCACCAGCACCGACAGGTCGCCGAAGGCCAGCGTCTCGAACGCGGCGATCGAGGCTCCGAGGTCGCCGCCTCCGCCGTACTCGCGCGGGAAGCCCATGCCGGTCTGGCCCGTTGCCGCCAGTTCCACCACGATCTCGCGCACTCGCTCACGGAAGGCGTCGATGCCGAGCTCTTCGGCCTCTTCGAGGACGGAGGCGTGCGTCACCAGGTTGGTCCGGACGAGGTCGCGGATCTCGGCGTACTCGCCGTCGAGCACCGCGGTCAGCGCCCGGACATCGACCTCGGGCCGTACGTGACCGGCTTCGGGCGTGGATGCGTTGTCAGTGGCCATGGCATGTCGCTACCCCGCCTCCGGACGATCAAGCGGTCGGGCCGCCGGCCACACCGCGCACGGCCGGAACGGCCCCGGCCGGTACCGACCCGACGGG
Coding sequences within:
- a CDS encoding acyl-CoA dehydrogenase; the protein is MATDNASTPEAGHVRPEVDVRALTAVLDGEYAEIRDLVRTNLVTHASVLEEAEELGIDAFRERVREIVVELAATGQTGMGFPREYGGGGDLGASIAAFETLAFGDLSVLVKVGVQFGLFGGAILQLGTARHHDAHLRDLVTGRLMGCFAMTESGHGSNVQALGTLAKYDPARQEFVLTTPDDAARKDYIGNAARHAELAVVFAQLEVGGRVEGVHAFVVPIRSGGATLPGVRIEDDGRKMGLNGVDNGRIRFDGVRVPREALLNRFADVTAEGVYESAIESPDRRFFTMLGTLVQGRVSVGGAGVNAAKVALAIAVKYADRRRQFTAASETAASETAASETAASEAAASEGSSQPARREAPEEQLLLDYGLHQRRLLPLLARTYALHFAQDVVRTQLHEVFSGTGDDPRARRLLESRAAGTKALATWHATRTVQECREACGGAGYLAVNRFAALKGDSDIFTTFEGDNHVLLQLVAKGLLTHYASEFEDLDQLGTVRHVAGLAVETVLEKTSAHKLLERVRDLLPGGDEWDQEAGILDPEYQLAMLRYREEHMLAGVARRLKRGIDQKQHPGAVFSRVQDHVIAVARAHVERLVLEAFVDKVRVQPEGGNKAALSLLCDLYALSTIEADRAWFMEHGRLTVQRSKAVTREVNGLCRKVRPLAVDLVDAWGIPSEMLRAPDLVG